A window of Roseateles sp. XES5 genomic DNA:
AATTTCACTATAACCTTTTGAGGAGTGGAGATCACCGCCCGTTCTGCAAATGAACAGCAAAGATTTCGGCCAGCCATTGAGCAATCCATGCAGGGATGTGCTGGCGGGATTCGAATAACGATTGTCGCGCCAGCGCTTCCCGGCGGATGCCAGGTGGCGAACCGACCAGCGGGATCAGGGGGGCAGCAGGGCGGTGATGACGGCGGCGTCGGCCTTGCCGCTGACGCCGCCCGTGATCCAGAGCGGCTCACCGAAACATTCCGACCTGCCGTCCGACACGACGAGGCCGTCGCTGTCGGTGCAGGCGAGGATGGGGCGCGGTGTGTGCCGGCTGTAGCGCACGAGATCGGCGTGATAGGAGGCGGCCCCGTCGAGATGGGGAAAATATTCGAAGGGCAGCAGGTCGAGCGCGGCGCCATCCGTCACGTCTTCCGGCCGCGCGTCGAGGAACAGCGCATCCGTCGCGATATCCGGCGTCATCAGGATGGAGCCGGCGCTGACGCCGATCAGGATGCCGCCCTTCCGCGCCCAGTCGGACAGCGGGCCGAGCATGCCGCTGCGCCGGAGCCGGGCGAGAAATTCCCCCGTGTGCCCGCCGGACAGATGGATGGCGTCGCAGGCGAACAGCGCCGCCGTTTCGGCGGGATCGTGCGCCACGTCGAGATCGTAGCAGACCGGCACGGCAAGGCCGGTGCGGGCA
This region includes:
- a CDS encoding Type 1 glutamine amidotransferase-like domain-containing protein; this encodes MSGRGGIASAPEDAAKTGAGTPMLNLVLYSDQTAGEGLEIDARLLRLLKEKRGGNRIGYIPSGPDPERYFLDPLIAYYARTGLAVPVCYDLDVAHDPAETAALFACDAIHLSGGHTGEFLARLRRSGMLGPLSDWARKGGILIGVSAGSILMTPDIATDALFLDARPEDVTDGAALDLLPFEYFPHLDGAASYHADLVRYSRHTPRPILACTDSDGLVVSDGRSECFGEPLWITGGVSGKADAAVITALLPP